A region of the Cricetulus griseus strain 17A/GY chromosome 7, alternate assembly CriGri-PICRH-1.0, whole genome shotgun sequence genome:
AGCacagtcttctggcctccacaggcaccagacacacacaggcacacagtcatacatgcaagcaaaacatccatacacttaaaatataattgcttaaattaaaagcacataaaataaggtCTCTGAAGCTTAGAGGGTCATGTCTCCTGATCAACTCTTGTTCAGGGTGGGGGAAGCAATGCTGCTCTCCTTGATGTGTGACCCCGGAGAACTGATTTTGCCTGTTCTTCCCCTCTGTAGGGACCCAGCTGAGGCCTGGCCTGGGAGCCAGGATGGCCACCCACAGAGCCTTGCTGATGTGCCTAGGACTACCTCTTTTCTTCCCCGGGGCCGGGGCCCAGAACCACGCCCCGCCCGGCTGCCGCTCAGATCTGGATCCAATCTACTACAACCTTTGTGACCGCTCTGGGGCTTGGGGCATCGTCTTGGAGGCGGTGGCCGGGGCTGGCGTCATCACCACATTTGTGCTCACCATCATCCTTGTGGCCAGCCTTCCATTTGTGCAGGACACTAAGAAGCGGAGCCTCCTGGGGACCCAGGTGTTCTTCCTGTTGGGCACCCTGGGCCTCTTCTGCCTGGTGTTTGCCTGCGTGGTAAAGCCTGATTTCTCCACCTGCGCCTCCCGACGCTTCCTCTTTGGGGTCCTGTTTGCCATCTGCTTCTCCTGCCTGGTAGCCCATGTCTTTGCCCTTAATTTCCTAGCCCGGAAGAACCATGGGCCCCGGGGCTGGGTGATCTTCACTGTGGCCCTGCTTCTCACCCTTGTGGAGGTCATCATTAACACCGAGTGGCTGATCATCACCCTGGTACGGGGAGGTGGCCAGGTTGGCCCTCCAGGCAATGGCAGTGCCGACGGGACCGTGACCTCTCCCTGTGCCATCGCCAACATGGACTTCGTCATGGCGCTCATCTACgtaatgctgctgctgctgggagcCTTCCTAGGAGCCTGGCCCACCTTGTGTGGCCGCTTTAAGCGCTGGCGGAAGCATGGGGTCTTTGTGCTGCTCACCACAGCCATCTCCATCGCCATCTGGGTGGTATGGATTGTCATGTACACTTATGGCAATAAGCAGCACCATAGCCCCACCTGGGATGACCCCACGCTGGCCATTGCCCTCGCTGCCAATGCCTGGACTTTTGTTCTCTTCTATGTCATCCCTGAGGTCTCCCAGGTGACCAAACCCAGTCCAGAACAGAGCTACCAGGGGGACATGTACCCTACCCGAGGTGTGGGCTACGAGACCATCCTGAAAGAACAGACGGGCCAGAGCATGTTTGTGGAGAACAAGGCATTTTCTATGGATGAGCCAGCCTCAGGTGCGGTGAGAACTTTGTGTATACCCTtgtggggtgtgtctgtgtgtgtcaggaTGTGCTTGTGTGAcactagacagggtctcatgtagcctaggctgatctcgaact
Encoded here:
- the Gprc5c gene encoding G-protein coupled receptor family C group 5 member C, whose amino-acid sequence is MATHRALLMCLGLPLFFPGAGAQNHAPPGCRSDLDPIYYNLCDRSGAWGIVLEAVAGAGVITTFVLTIILVASLPFVQDTKKRSLLGTQVFFLLGTLGLFCLVFACVVKPDFSTCASRRFLFGVLFAICFSCLVAHVFALNFLARKNHGPRGWVIFTVALLLTLVEVIINTEWLIITLVRGGGQVGPPGNGSADGTVTSPCAIANMDFVMALIYVMLLLLGAFLGAWPTLCGRFKRWRKHGVFVLLTTAISIAIWVVWIVMYTYGNKQHHSPTWDDPTLAIALAANAWTFVLFYVIPEVSQVTKPSPEQSYQGDMYPTRGVGYETILKEQTGQSMFVENKAFSMDEPASAKRPVSPYSGYNGQLVTSVYQPTEMALMHKGPSEGAYDVILPRATANSQVMGSANSTLRAEDMYMIQSHQVATPPKDGKISQDQSPKNKTRW